From one Humulus lupulus chromosome 8, drHumLupu1.1, whole genome shotgun sequence genomic stretch:
- the LOC133795966 gene encoding uncharacterized protein LOC133795966 yields MKEFYGHFYVGRVHPTEANQLVDILQKEGEALKGYIQQFMQAAVGAKTVGDEGKMMTPTVGVRHHSFLWHSLRKNGVKCTQEFLDRADRYIKLKEAIANEGKSPTNDQGKKEDPTKAANGLEKTNSNGKNNGKNGGKRVNHKLTMSDNKCLKQNRYEPRFTNYTALVDSKAEVCQASHTTVPFRQPTPIRKDIIKRDTTKFCHFHNDYSHDTIGCNQLKDEIEFLIRQGHLRRYVLAAGGSQQGAQGGNE; encoded by the coding sequence atgaaggagttttatggacattTCTATgttggtcgagtacatccgaccgaggccaatcagctggtcgataTACTCCAGAAGGAAGGAGAGGCCCTAAAAGGGTATATTCAACAATTCATGCAAGCTGCTGTTGGGGCCAAGACGGTTggggatgaaggaaagatgatgacTCCCACTGTTGGGGTACGACACCACTCATTTCTTTGGCATAGTTTACGAAAGAATGGAGTCAAGTGCACTCAGGAATTTCTAGATCGAGCAGACaggtacatcaagctcaaggaGGCCATCGctaatgaaggaaagtctcctacAAATGACCAGGGCAagaaagaagatcccaccaaagccgccaatggattAGAGAAAACCAATAGCAACggcaaaaataatgggaagaatgggggAAAAAGGGTGAACCATAAGCTGACAATGTCTGATAACAAGTGCCTGAAACAGAATAGATAcgagcccaggttcaccaattacacagccCTAGTCGATAGCAAAGCAGAGGTGTGCCAGGCCAGTCACACTACTGTTCCCTTTAGGCAACCAACCCCAATTAGGAAAGATATAATCAAGAGAgacacaaccaagttttgtcattttcataacgactatagCCACGACACCATCGGGTgcaaccagctcaaggatgagattgagtttcttatcagacaaggacatctAAGGAGGTATGTCCTAGCGgctggaggttctcagcaaggggctcaaggaggcaacgagtag